ATCTATTGCGAGTCGGAAATATTCATGGTTTCATGGTTTCCTTATAGAAGAGCCTAGTGCTTGAAATGCCGGACGCCCGTCAGCACCATGGTCAGCTTGAGCTCCGAGGCCCTGGCGGTCACGTCGCCGTCCTTGACCGAGCCGCCGGGCTGGATGATGGAGGTGATGCCGCCGGCCGCCGCTTCCTCGATGTTGTCGGAGAAGGGGAAGAAACCGTCCGAGGCCAGCGCCGCGCCCTTGGCCCTGTCCCCGGCCTGCTGCAGGGCCAGCCTTACCGAGGCCAGCCGGTTGGGCTGCCCGGCCCCCATGCCGATCAGCTGTTTGTCCTTGGCAATGACGATGGCGTTGGACTTGACGTGCTTGACT
This genomic window from bacterium contains:
- the purH gene encoding bifunctional phosphoribosylaminoimidazolecarboxamide formyltransferase/IMP cyclohydrolase (involved in de novo purine biosynthesis); the protein is YEVIAAPDFLPGVKEIFANRKGWGPNVRLVRITKNPASQYLLRSAWGGALAQAPDNTTLDESKLSQATSNKPTPQQLEDLLFAFKIVKHVKSNAIVIAKDKQLIGMGAGQPNRLASVRLALQQAGDRAKGAALASDGFFPFSDNIEEAAAGGITSIIQPGGSVKDGDVTARASELKLTMVLTGVRHFKH